A window of Ignavibacterium sp. contains these coding sequences:
- the nrfD gene encoding NrfD/PsrC family molybdoenzyme membrane anchor subunit: MILAEQIIELTTTRHNPHVDPFMAMWEWQIPIYLFLGGMVAGMMIISGYFIFSNRYKVTNCACFSIPFTALVLISVGMFALFLDLAHKPYVWRLYTTFQVKSPMSWGAWILLLIYPALIANILMKPSPWMLRFIPKLSDISAKINQHPFLIKNIGILNMLFGLMLGAYTGVLLSSMGSRPLWNTSLLWVLFLTSGLSTAAAYVHLIAKNKEESELLAKADNGFITVELFIFVMMFLGLLSSAKPHIEAAQLLLTGPYAPAFWVFVIGLGLIIPLIIQLLAVNHKIKHTPIAPILVIIGGLILRFIIVEAGQYSHWFNAHFK, translated from the coding sequence ATGATTTTAGCAGAACAAATAATTGAATTAACAACTACAAGACACAATCCACATGTTGATCCTTTTATGGCGATGTGGGAATGGCAAATACCGATTTATCTTTTTCTCGGTGGAATGGTCGCCGGAATGATGATCATTTCCGGTTACTTTATCTTTTCCAATAGATATAAGGTTACAAACTGTGCTTGTTTCTCAATACCATTTACTGCTTTGGTACTGATAAGTGTTGGAATGTTTGCATTATTTCTTGACCTTGCACATAAACCATATGTCTGGAGATTGTACACAACTTTTCAGGTTAAATCTCCAATGTCGTGGGGTGCCTGGATACTTCTTTTAATTTATCCTGCATTGATTGCAAATATTTTAATGAAACCTTCGCCCTGGATGTTAAGATTTATTCCTAAGCTTTCAGACATCTCCGCAAAAATTAATCAACATCCTTTTCTAATAAAGAATATAGGAATACTTAATATGCTCTTTGGCTTAATGCTGGGAGCTTATACAGGAGTTCTATTAAGCAGTATGGGTTCACGACCTTTGTGGAATACATCATTGTTGTGGGTATTATTTTTAACTTCAGGTTTATCAACTGCTGCTGCTTATGTTCATCTTATTGCAAAGAATAAAGAGGAAAGTGAGTTGCTTGCAAAAGCTGATAATGGTTTTATAACAGTTGAGTTATTCATTTTTGTGATGATGTTTCTCGGTTTACTTTCTTCAGCCAAACCGCATATTGAAGCAGCACAGCTTTTATTGACCGGTCCTTATGCTCCTGCTTTCTGGGTTTTTGTTATTGGATTAGGTTTAATAATTCCTCTTATCATTCAGCTTCTTGCTGTAAATCATAAAATAAAACATACACCGATAGCGCCAATACTTGTTATAATCGGTGGTTTGATACTAAGATTTATTATTGTTGAAGCTGGTCAATATAGTCATTGGTTCAACGCTCA
- a CDS encoding 4Fe-4S dicluster domain-containing protein, translated as MPRYGMVIDTKKCVGCQDCVVACKTENNIPEGYNRDWIVTEVKGKFPTVQMEIRTERCNHCSNTPCVSCCPTGASHIHEFGGIVLVDHEMCIGCKACVEACPYDARYIHPDGYADKCTFCINRVEKGQNPACVEVCPTHCMYFGDLDDPNSEVSKLLQSRKWHVNLPDAGTEPNIFYLI; from the coding sequence ATGCCAAGATACGGAATGGTGATAGATACAAAAAAATGTGTAGGTTGTCAGGATTGTGTTGTTGCTTGTAAAACTGAAAACAACATTCCTGAAGGTTATAACAGAGATTGGATCGTAACAGAAGTAAAAGGAAAGTTTCCTACAGTTCAAATGGAAATAAGAACTGAAAGATGTAATCACTGTTCAAATACACCTTGTGTTTCTTGCTGCCCGACTGGCGCAAGCCATATTCATGAATTTGGCGGGATTGTTTTAGTTGATCACGAAATGTGCATCGGTTGTAAAGCTTGTGTTGAAGCTTGTCCTTATGATGCAAGATATATCCATCCTGATGGGTACGCTGACAAATGTACTTTCTGCATTAACAGAGTTGAAAAAGGGCAAAACCCTGCTTGTGTAGAAGTTTGTCCGACTCATTGTATGTACTTTGGTGATCTGGATGATCCAAACAGTGAAGTAAGTAAATTATTACAATCCAGGAAATGGCATGTTAATCTTCCTGATGCAGGAACAGAACCAAATATCTTTTATTTAATCTGA
- a CDS encoding molybdopterin-dependent oxidoreductase translates to MNSISRRRFLKISGATIATAAILTGASKTLVKGADKINKEKVKGIQKIPTYCDLCFWKCGAIAYLKDGELWKVEGNPMDPLSKGRLCPRGTGGVGAHYDEDRLKTPLIRKNLRGEEKWVEVTWDEAFDFIADKMNKIKNQYGPESVALFSHGIGGNFIKHLLRAYGSPNETAPSFAQCRGPREVGFELTFGDVVGSPERTDIENTKCLVLIGSHLGENMHNTQVQEFSHAVQKGASIIVVDPRFSVAASKAKFYLPIKPGTDLALLLAWMGVIVREKLYDADYIAKYGYGFDKFAAEVSHYTPEWAYIETGIEPELIVETAREMARYKPATLVHPGRHATWYGDDTQRSRAIALLNALLGSWGRKGGFYVPYSFSIPKYPYPPYPELKKEPLDNPGGKYPFATGEQISTGIREATITGQPYPIKGWFVYGTNLMQALPNRDETIKAIQNLDLMVVVDVVPSEIAGWADVVLPESVYLERYDDLNTSPFREGFVGIRQPVIDEPNDQKPNWWIAKKLAEKLGLGNYFPWKDVEEYLDTRLKAAGLSLDELKKVGIVKAPERPIYFEDGVEPEFPTPSGKIEFYSDQLAQAGFDPVPRYTKHEQPPEGYFRLLYGRAPVHTFSKTQSNPLLRDMMSENELWINADMAAKIGIKNGQKVRLRNQDGVVSDAIKVKTTERIRRDCVYMVHGFGQKSRQLRSTYKKGASDAELITKYNTDPLMGGTAMNVNFVTIEAEV, encoded by the coding sequence ATGAACTCAATTTCCCGAAGAAGATTTCTAAAAATTTCCGGAGCGACAATAGCTACTGCAGCCATACTAACAGGTGCCAGTAAGACACTTGTTAAAGGTGCGGATAAGATAAATAAAGAAAAAGTTAAAGGTATTCAAAAGATTCCTACCTATTGTGATTTGTGTTTCTGGAAATGTGGAGCCATAGCTTATCTGAAAGACGGAGAACTCTGGAAAGTTGAAGGAAATCCGATGGATCCATTAAGTAAAGGAAGACTTTGTCCGAGAGGAACAGGCGGAGTAGGTGCTCATTATGATGAAGATAGATTGAAGACTCCGTTGATAAGAAAGAATCTTCGTGGCGAAGAAAAATGGGTTGAAGTAACCTGGGACGAAGCATTCGATTTTATTGCTGACAAAATGAACAAGATTAAAAATCAATATGGACCTGAATCAGTAGCTTTGTTCAGTCACGGAATTGGTGGGAATTTTATTAAGCATTTATTAAGAGCTTATGGTAGTCCAAATGAAACTGCTCCATCTTTTGCACAATGCAGAGGACCAAGAGAAGTAGGATTTGAATTAACATTCGGAGATGTTGTTGGATCGCCTGAAAGAACAGATATTGAAAACACAAAATGTCTTGTACTGATTGGTTCTCACCTTGGTGAAAATATGCACAACACACAAGTACAGGAATTTTCTCATGCTGTTCAGAAAGGTGCATCAATCATTGTTGTTGATCCACGATTTTCTGTCGCTGCAAGCAAAGCAAAATTTTATTTACCAATAAAACCAGGAACTGATTTGGCATTACTGCTTGCATGGATGGGAGTTATAGTCAGAGAAAAACTATACGATGCTGACTACATTGCAAAGTATGGTTATGGCTTTGATAAGTTTGCTGCAGAAGTTTCTCATTACACACCTGAATGGGCTTACATTGAAACAGGAATAGAACCTGAATTAATAGTTGAAACTGCCCGAGAGATGGCCCGCTATAAACCAGCAACTCTCGTTCATCCTGGAAGACATGCTACCTGGTATGGTGATGATACTCAGCGAAGCAGAGCTATTGCTTTACTTAATGCACTTCTTGGTAGCTGGGGAAGAAAAGGTGGTTTTTATGTCCCTTATTCATTCTCAATTCCTAAATATCCTTATCCACCTTATCCTGAATTGAAAAAAGAACCATTGGATAATCCTGGTGGCAAATATCCTTTTGCAACAGGAGAACAAATTTCAACAGGAATCAGAGAAGCAACTATCACAGGTCAACCATATCCGATTAAAGGTTGGTTTGTTTATGGAACAAATCTGATGCAGGCATTACCAAACAGAGATGAAACGATTAAAGCCATACAAAATTTAGACTTAATGGTTGTAGTTGATGTTGTTCCAAGTGAAATTGCTGGTTGGGCAGATGTTGTTCTTCCTGAGTCAGTTTATCTTGAAAGATATGATGACTTAAATACTTCACCATTCAGAGAAGGTTTTGTAGGAATTCGTCAGCCGGTTATAGATGAACCAAATGATCAGAAACCAAACTGGTGGATTGCAAAAAAGCTCGCAGAGAAACTTGGTCTGGGAAATTACTTTCCCTGGAAAGATGTGGAAGAATATCTTGATACGAGACTTAAAGCTGCTGGATTATCATTGGATGAATTAAAGAAAGTAGGAATTGTCAAAGCACCTGAAAGACCAATTTATTTTGAAGATGGTGTTGAACCTGAATTTCCAACTCCATCAGGCAAGATTGAATTTTATTCAGATCAACTTGCTCAGGCAGGGTTTGATCCGGTTCCAAGATATACAAAACATGAGCAACCACCTGAAGGATATTTCAGATTACTTTATGGCAGAGCGCCGGTTCATACATTCTCGAAAACACAATCAAATCCTTTGTTGCGTGATATGATGAGTGAAAATGAATTGTGGATTAATGCTGATATGGCTGCAAAGATCGGAATTAAAAATGGACAGAAAGTTAGATTAAGAAATCAGGATGGTGTTGTGAGTGATGCAATAAAAGTAAAGACTACTGAAAGAATTCGAAGAGATTGTGTTTATATGGTTCACGGTTTCGGGCAGAAATCAAGACAGCTTCGCTCAACTTATAAAAAAGGTGCCAGCGATGCTGAACTAATTACTAAATACAATACAGACCCTTTAATGGGAGGAACAGCAATGAATGTAAATTTCGTAACTATTGAGGCGGAGGTGTAA
- a CDS encoding MerR family transcriptional regulator, which produces MFYEIPQDEPIYPISTAAKMLNISVHTLRMYEKENLIIPFKKSTNHRLYSQSDIERIRCIRNAINESKISINGIKSIYSMMPCWEYIGCSDEERENCPAYHSHSEPCWAIKGKGTVCEKKECRNCDVYNKFSECSNIKSFIKNLTRVK; this is translated from the coding sequence ATGTTTTACGAAATACCACAAGATGAGCCAATTTATCCGATAAGCACTGCAGCTAAAATGCTAAACATTTCTGTTCATACTTTAAGAATGTACGAAAAAGAAAATCTCATTATTCCGTTCAAGAAGTCGACTAATCATCGTTTGTATTCCCAATCAGATATCGAGAGAATAAGATGTATTCGGAATGCAATTAACGAATCAAAGATTAGCATTAACGGAATTAAATCAATCTATTCTATGATGCCGTGCTGGGAATATATCGGTTGTTCTGATGAGGAAAGAGAAAATTGTCCTGCATATCATTCTCATAGTGAACCTTGTTGGGCAATAAAAGGCAAAGGTACTGTATGTGAAAAGAAAGAATGCAGAAATTGTGATGTTTATAATAAATTCAGTGAATGTTCAAACATAAAAAGTTTTATAAAAAATTTAACGAGGGTTAAATGA
- the pafA gene encoding alkaline phosphatase PafA — MKFKSITFIFILIVTSSLLAQVQRPKLVVGVVVDQMRFNDLYRYYHLYGEDGFKRLAEKGSNFTFAHYNYELTSTGPGHASIYTGTTPFFHGIIGNDFYDKRNKRMLNCVQDDSQTSVGTENSNGKKSPVNLLASTITDELKLFTNKKSKVISVSIKDRGAILPAGHLADAAYWYDNKTGKFITSTYYMSKLPDWVNNFNSKKYPNKYLSNDWSLLLDKSAYENNPSDESKYEKDLFNEGKTSFPHSFKNLKSDEKYNAFQFTPFANQLVLDLAKEAIVSEKLGQNEYPDFLAISFSTPDLIAHEVGNYSYELMDIYLRIDRQIAELLNFLDQKIGKDNYLLFLTSDHAGIETPAYLKENRMPVGGIGNSRVRDSLMAYAKREFSSEEIIENFSNRQIFLNREFISREGLDISLVQRKIKNYLRDTFSEIQTIVTREFLETQVASRTNSNSILNGWNPSRSGDIAYNLMPGYLNNFLEKGTTHGSAYSYDTHIPLIFYGWKIPAEEINKPVFVVDIAPTIANLLKINEPNACIGTPLFEEKED, encoded by the coding sequence ATGAAATTCAAATCAATCACATTCATTTTTATTCTTATAGTAACTTCATCTTTACTAGCTCAGGTTCAACGACCAAAATTGGTAGTTGGTGTTGTAGTCGATCAGATGCGTTTTAATGATCTTTATCGTTACTATCATCTTTACGGTGAAGATGGTTTTAAAAGACTTGCGGAAAAAGGTAGCAACTTTACTTTTGCTCATTATAATTATGAATTAACAAGCACCGGTCCCGGACATGCATCAATTTATACCGGAACAACTCCGTTTTTCCATGGAATAATTGGAAATGATTTTTATGATAAAAGAAATAAACGGATGCTGAATTGTGTTCAGGATGATTCACAAACCTCAGTTGGAACTGAAAACTCAAATGGTAAAAAGTCGCCTGTCAATCTTCTTGCTTCAACTATAACAGACGAATTAAAACTTTTCACAAATAAAAAATCAAAAGTTATTTCTGTTTCGATCAAAGATAGAGGTGCAATACTTCCTGCAGGACATTTGGCCGATGCTGCTTATTGGTATGATAACAAAACCGGTAAATTTATTACATCAACTTATTATATGAGTAAGCTTCCTGATTGGGTTAATAACTTTAATTCAAAAAAATATCCGAACAAATATCTTTCAAATGATTGGAGCTTATTGTTAGATAAATCGGCATATGAAAATAATCCTTCTGATGAATCGAAATATGAAAAAGATTTATTTAATGAAGGTAAAACATCGTTTCCACATTCTTTCAAAAATCTTAAATCTGATGAAAAGTATAATGCATTTCAGTTTACACCGTTTGCAAATCAACTTGTTCTTGATTTAGCCAAAGAGGCAATTGTGAGTGAAAAGCTCGGACAAAATGAATATCCGGATTTTCTTGCAATCAGTTTTTCTACACCTGATTTAATAGCTCACGAAGTAGGGAATTACTCTTATGAACTTATGGATATTTATTTGCGAATTGACCGACAGATTGCTGAGCTTTTGAATTTTCTTGATCAGAAAATCGGAAAAGATAATTATCTATTATTCCTCACATCTGACCATGCAGGAATTGAAACACCAGCTTATCTGAAAGAAAACAGAATGCCTGTTGGTGGAATTGGAAATAGCAGAGTTAGAGATTCATTGATGGCTTATGCTAAAAGAGAATTCAGTTCTGAAGAAATAATCGAAAATTTTTCTAACAGACAAATTTTTCTGAATCGTGAATTCATAAGCCGTGAAGGATTGGATATCTCTTTAGTTCAAAGAAAAATAAAAAATTATCTGAGAGATACATTTTCAGAAATTCAAACAATCGTTACTAGAGAATTCCTGGAAACTCAGGTTGCCTCAAGAACAAATTCTAATTCAATATTAAATGGCTGGAATCCATCGCGTTCAGGAGATATTGCTTATAACTTAATGCCAGGTTATCTGAATAATTTTCTTGAGAAAGGAACAACTCACGGCTCAGCTTATTCTTACGATACTCATATACCTTTAATATTCTACGGCTGGAAAATTCCTGCTGAAGAGATTAATAAACCTGTGTTTGTAGTTGATATAGCTCCAACAATTGCTAACCTATTAAAAATTAATGAACCAAACGCTTGTATCGGAACTCCATTATTTGAAGAAAAGGAAGATTAG
- a CDS encoding Rieske (2Fe-2S) protein has product MNRKQFLKIFFPSFGVILIYLWDRLTKNIFDSNFREKQTALTNDFPNGITLQKDFIIIKNKDKLKIFSSRCSHLGCRINNVNKNIFTCPCHGSQFDLNGIPIKGPAAKSLTELKFKMDSKQNQIIIFS; this is encoded by the coding sequence GTGAACAGAAAACAATTTCTTAAAATATTTTTTCCCTCATTCGGAGTTATTTTAATTTATCTCTGGGATAGACTTACAAAAAATATTTTTGATTCTAATTTTAGAGAAAAGCAAACAGCCCTTACCAATGATTTTCCAAATGGAATTACTTTACAGAAGGACTTCATAATAATTAAGAATAAAGACAAGTTAAAAATATTTAGTTCCAGGTGCTCTCATCTGGGATGCAGAATAAATAATGTGAATAAAAATATTTTTACTTGCCCTTGTCATGGTTCTCAGTTTGATTTAAATGGAATTCCGATAAAGGGTCCTGCAGCCAAAAGTTTAACGGAACTTAAATTCAAAATGGATTCAAAACAAAATCAGATAATTATTTTTTCCTGA
- the trxA gene encoding thioredoxin yields MKYDTDNFQKDVIEQSFITPVLVDFWAEWCAPCRILGPVLERLAEKYKDQWKLVKLNTDLYPDIAAEYGIRGIPNVKLFHKGKVINEFTGALPEHMIEEWLRKSIPSKFSDMIEKAKKLLAEGKIEDAKVILEQVHNGDINNGEVKILLAKILVYENPKEALRLVESAQLSNHTVELAEAITTMSQLFGKLNNPDELPEDSVKKIYIDAIKDLRDKNFESSLEKFIEVIRENKAYDDEGARKACIAIFKYLGEEHETTLKYRREFSRALYV; encoded by the coding sequence ATGAAATACGATACAGATAATTTTCAGAAAGATGTAATTGAACAAAGTTTCATCACACCCGTTTTAGTTGACTTCTGGGCTGAGTGGTGCGCTCCATGCAGAATTCTCGGTCCTGTTTTGGAACGACTTGCAGAAAAATATAAAGACCAATGGAAACTTGTAAAATTAAATACAGACTTGTATCCTGATATCGCAGCTGAATACGGAATCAGAGGAATTCCAAATGTTAAACTTTTTCATAAAGGTAAAGTTATAAATGAATTCACTGGTGCTTTGCCCGAGCATATGATAGAAGAATGGTTACGCAAATCAATTCCGAGTAAATTTTCTGATATGATCGAGAAAGCAAAAAAGCTTTTGGCCGAAGGTAAAATAGAAGATGCAAAAGTTATTCTCGAACAGGTTCACAATGGTGATATTAACAATGGTGAAGTAAAAATTCTTCTTGCAAAAATTTTAGTTTATGAAAATCCAAAAGAAGCTCTTAGACTTGTTGAAAGTGCACAGCTATCTAACCACACTGTGGAGTTAGCTGAAGCAATAACAACAATGAGTCAGTTATTCGGGAAATTAAATAATCCTGATGAGCTACCCGAGGATTCAGTGAAGAAAATTTATATTGATGCTATAAAAGATTTACGTGATAAAAATTTCGAAAGCTCACTTGAAAAATTCATTGAAGTAATTCGTGAAAATAAAGCATACGATGATGAAGGAGCAAGAAAAGCCTGCATTGCAATTTTTAAGTATCTTGGTGAAGAGCACGAAACAACATTAAAGTACAGAAGAGAATTTAGCAGAGCGCTATATGTTTAA